In Sorghum bicolor cultivar BTx623 chromosome 10, Sorghum_bicolor_NCBIv3, whole genome shotgun sequence, one genomic interval encodes:
- the LOC8085361 gene encoding transcription factor bHLH144, which translates to MAGYGGGGAYYSANDRYPAAPAAYEDPLAGRRQDDFPAPLTGLEFQPSDTCPKNYVIFDQTYDRSRVMFHPSLANNFGSSAGGYDYDRHCYGYEQNYAGKSAYYGCGDDGGGASIRQKEDTDEIDALMSTEDGEDEDDVLSTGRTPGCRAGGSPDSTCSSGYAATGGGGAKHEMGGCGGEKKKERMKKMVRTLKGIIPGGDRMDTPAVLDEAVRYLKSLKVEVKKLGARGSSS; encoded by the coding sequence ATGGCCGGCTACGGTGGCGGAGGCGCCTACTACTCGGCGAACGACCGGTACCCTGCCGCGCCGGCTGCCTATGAGGACCCGCTCGCTGGTCGGAGGCAGGACGACTTCCCCGCTCCGCTCACGGGGCTGGAGTTTCAGCCGTCGGACACCTGCCCCAAGAACTACGTCATCTTCGACCAGACGTACGACCGGAGCCGGGTCATGTTCCACCCCTCGCTGGCCAACAACTTCGGCTCCTCTGCTGGCGGATACGACTACGATCGCCATTGCTACGGTTACGAGCAGAATTACGCCGGTAAGAGCGCCTACTACGGCTGCGGCGACGATGGCGGCGGGGCCTCCATCCGGCAGAAAGAGGACACCGACGAGATCGACGCGCTCATGAGCACGGAGGACGGtgaggacgaggacgacgtGCTGAGCACGGGCCGAACTCCTGGGTGCCGTGCCGGTGGCTCCCCGGATTCTACATGCTCGTCCGGGTACGCCGCCACTGGCGGTGGCGGTGCGAAGCACGAGATGGGCGGCTGTGGCGGCGAAAAGAAGAAGGAACGGATGAAAAAGATGGTGCGGACGCTCAAGGGGATCATCCCTGGTGGCGACCGGATGGACACGCCAGCCGTCCTCGATGAGGCCGTGAGGTACCTCAAGTCTCTCAAGGTGGAGGTCAAGAAGCTCGGTGCGCGCGGGTCAAGCAGCTAG